The DNA segment acccttgtggtcagagagagagagagagatggtgatGTCTAGTGCTAGTAATACCTAAAGCTCACTCTCTCAGTACTCATCTTTCAGCTTCCTGTGCTGCTTAGCTCCTTTCctttcccctttcctctccaaccttttctttcccctctccttAAGCTTCGATGCACACATCACCATCTTGATCGATCTCATCATCACCTGATCACTAGCTAGTAGTGCTAGTAGCTATAGTTCTCatgtgaagagaggaagaacagaggaggagatcgagaggaagaagaagaagaagaagaagaagaagaagaagaagatagtgGCTgtggctgcaagcctgcaacagTAGTACTAGAACTATAGATCTCACTCCCAGTAGGAAGCTATAGTACACAAAGTGAGTGCAAAGTAGTGATACACAAAATGTTGCCTTACTTTCCTAACCTTCACCATTTCTGCATCTCCCAAGAAgcccagccgccaccgcctccaaaCCCTACGACCaccatgcagcagcagctggatcagcagcagcagcagcagcagcagcatcagtaCGACCACTTCTTCTCCGGCCACGGCCAGTTCAACTCCGAGACGCTGGAGGCCGTGCTCTGCaggccgccgcgcggcgccgccgcggatccTGCtgttccggcggcggcggcggcggctgttctGACGGCGGCAAgaaacggtggcggcggccatggcagggCGAGGAAGCGGCCGTTCAGGACGGACCGGCACAGCAAGATCCGGACGGCGCAGGGGGTGCGCGACCGCCGGATGCGGCTGTCGCTCGACGTCGCGCGCGACTTCTTCGCGCTGCAGGACCGCCTCGGCTTCGACAAGGCCAGCAAGACGGTGGACTGGCTGCTCACCCAGTCCAAGCCGGCCAtcgaccgcctcgccgccgacccctcctcctcctcccaccgcgccgccggcgacacccGCATGTCGtcggcggagcgcggcggcgatcaCCACATGGTCGcggtcggcgccgccggatcaGGGAAAGGAGACGCGGACAAGGCGAGGGGCCCCAGAGGTGGTAGATCGGCGCCCATGGAGCTCGGCTGCGAGCTCGGCCGCCTCGTGCCGGCGCCGGTGCTCGGCGAGTACTACTACGAGCTCGCCGAGATGATGAGCAACAACAtcggaggagaaggagacgacgacggtgacTACGACGATGACGGCGATTTCTTGGACGGTATGCAATATTAGCttcagctagcttagcttgcttgcttgcatgGTTTCTCCTCTAGCTAGTagcagcttaattagctagcttaTAAGcagcttgattgattgattaggTCTTGATCTGCTACTCTGCCCAGCATTTCAGCGCTTCTAgttgttaattaatttgcatgTGTACTTAGTACTATGTCGACTAATCTTATGGTTTCATGCAGctctttaattttaatttctcgCTTTTGCTTATCTGTCTAAGCTTTGTAAGATTTggcttgatttgtttgtttggtgtTTTCAATTTAGGAGAGATTagtaagcttaattaattttgtcTTGAAGTAGTCGTCATATATAtggttaattagctagctatagctagagaGTTGTTGACTTGGTCGTGTTGACTGCATACGGATCTCTCATGAGATGACAGCAGATTGCGTGTGAAGATAATCGTTTAGTTAAATGATTCCAAGATTTGGTTCAGCAAGGATATGATGTGACAGCATGGCGTACATGTATTATTCAGGTAAGAGTAACAGTACTTGAAAAGTATCCAATTATCCATACAAGTGATGAAATTAAACCAAAATGGACAACAATTTGAAACTATATATGCTTCTTGTGGGTTGTGAGGTGATAGGCAAATGAGTCTTGTTTCGATCCTTCCATGAACTCAAAATCCGTCACTATaaaggaaagaagagaaaattcaCATATTAATATAATTTAACTTCAATATGTACgacaataattttaaaaattcactCCTGTTCAAAACCTTGGGATTAATTAACTTCATTGTTCAGACTCTGGGTTTCTCTGCCACTATCGATCGAAGAAGAAATTTAGCATAAAGGACATTTCTTAATATCAGGGCAAAGCAATTTTAATGACAAAACCATGCATATAATATCCTCCAATTTGCTGCAATATGCATAAGTATATTAGAATTCCATCAGATATATAGGACAAAGGAGTTGTTGTTTAGaatatatttgtgttattttataCTTAATAACCATACTTCCAGTTATATGCAAATATTAGTAAGAACAAAGATTGaaaccacatatatatacatgttttgttttattttctgcaCATTGGGCAAGCTCAATTAGGGCTAACTAGCTTAAGCCAAATTATTttctgtacatatatataaattaatatgcAAATTGGCCAAACTATTTTGTCACAGTGACCTAAATCAACAAAATGTGAAGTAATGTTTCACATATTTCTTGCATGCGTTTGGAGAGTTTAGCGGGTAATCATgttaaaattaaacaactttaTGTGATTAATTAGCTATTTGATGAGTCCTTTATAACTGAATATATAGTGCTAAACTAATGCATCATCTCCAATGTTATACCTCTTTTTTGTTTGAGTTAATTTGTGCCGTGTATACTTTAAgctattaattatttaaaataaattatgtatatAATGATGTGTTATAAAATTCTGCGGGACTACCAATCTTGAGTTTTATAATATTGGTTGATGTAACGAATATACATATAATCTCATATGatgtataattaatcataaacaataataaagttatatatatatatatatatatatatatatatatatatatatatatatatatatatatatatatatatatatatattcatgcatgtagAGGAAAATTATTGAGAAATCAATTAATTCCTAATTATCTCAATTTACACCAGACATATAATCATTCTATTTTATTATaagttttttctttatatagtAACCTCACTCGTTTCCCTACAAACTTATTCTAAATGCATACTTGAGCGTGGCTAGCCATGCATCGCAATATTCTGTCCCCATTCATAAAGGAATTATATAGTTGCAAAAGTACATTTTTAGGAGTTAACTTCAATTAATGTATAAGATCCATAGCTACTACCATAGCTATATATGTTCgtaaattaagctagctaggtaAATAAAATCAATGTATGGCTTATACATTGTCAAATACTACGTTGATAAAATCATGTTCCttctcgaaaaaaaaatcatgttcctAAAAGAAGATTGAATTGCACGGTGAATGAAATTATTTATGGGCATAGGTCAATCATGTGAATTAAGTtggaaaattatatatattatgtatacCTGAGAGTCAAGACCTATTTTATCACAAGACATATCTTACTAACTAGTAACATTAATTTTTTACGTGTTGTATACCTGAGAATCAAGTTTCCTCAGTCTAGTTGCCTTGACCTTCCGTATGGATGGTGTTGTTCTATATGTTCTATATTTCTTAGCTTGAACTCTGTCTTCAATTTGTACATAAAatttataagtatttttttaaaaaaaattaacaagaattcccccattgatttttttaaccatatgTACTTAATGCAAACAATGAGTCTCCAAAATTGAATTTTGGTTGTAAAAATCTATGGATAAAATGTCATTCGTAATTGTAAAATATGAgatcatatgaaaaaaaattcaaaatactATTATTCGTTGTTTGAAAACTACTAcaaagttaattaaaatatcatCAAATGTTCCCCTTTTGAA comes from the Oryza glaberrima chromosome 9, OglaRS2, whole genome shotgun sequence genome and includes:
- the LOC127785056 gene encoding transcription factor TB1-like; the protein is MLPYFPNLHHFCISQEAQPPPPPNPTTTMQQQLDQQQQQQQQHQYDHFFSGHGQFNSETLEAVLCRPPRGAAADPAVPAAAAAAVLTAARNGGGGHGRARKRPFRTDRHSKIRTAQGVRDRRMRLSLDVARDFFALQDRLGFDKASKTVDWLLTQSKPAIDRLAADPSSSSHRAAGDTRMSSAERGGDHHMVAVGAAGSGKGDADKARGPRGGRSAPMELGCELGRLVPAPVLGEYYYELAEMMSNNIGGEGDDDGDYDDDGDFLDGMQY